The sequence AGTTGCCGTTCACGTTTCAAGAACCCGACGACGTCAAAGCCTTCATCGGCTGGGACGGATTTTTCCTCACGGACGAAACGATCAGCGTGGTCGCGCTCTGCCGGTCCTATCTGGAAGGCGTGCAGCGCGAGGCTTCTTGCGGCGAGTGTTTCCCTTGCCGGGTCGGCACGCAGATCGCGGCGGAAATGCTGGCCCGCTTCTGCGAGGGTAAGGCGGAACCCGGCGATCCGGAACGGTTGCACAGCCTGTTGACCGGCATCGCCGCCTCGTCCAAGTGCTCCGTCGGCCAGACCGCGCCCCAGCCGGTCCTCCTGGCGCTCGAGCATTTCGCCGCCGACTTCGCGGCTTGCGTCGGTTCGGGTCGGGCGTTGCCGCCGGTGGAACTGGTGACCCGCGTGACGGCGCCCTGCCTGGAAGCCTGTCCGGCCCATCTGAACATTCCGAAATACGTGGAAAACATCAAAAAGCGGCGTTATCTCGATTCGAGCAACGTGGCGCGCGCCAATTGCGTCATGCCGACGGTGTTGGGGCGCATCTGCGTCCGGCCGTGCGAAAGCAACTGCCGGCGCGCCAACGTCGATGAGCCGATCCAAATCAAAGATCTCAAACGATTCGCCTCCGATTTCGAAATGCTGCACGGCGCCAAACCGCCCCGGAAAGCCGGCCCGGCGACCGGCAAGCGCGTGGCGATCATCGGCGCGGGCCCGGCGGGATTGGCCTGCGCGGAAAAACTGGCGCAGGCGGGCCATCACCCGGTCATCTTCGAATCGCTGGCCGAGGGCGGCGGCATGGCGGCGGTCGGCATTCCGGACTACCGCTTGCCGCGTCAGGTGTTGCGGCGGGAAATCGAACTGATCCAGGAACTCGGCGCCGAAATCCACTACAAAAAACGGCTGGGCGATCCGGGGTTCACCTGGCGCGATCTGCAGGGCATGGGCTACGACGCGATCTTCCTGGGCGTCGGGGCGCACAACTCGAACAAGCTCGGCGCCGAAGGCGAGGACGCGGCTTACAAGGGTTTCATCCACGGCGTCGTTTTCCTGCGCGCCGTGGCCGAGGGCCGTGCGGTGGTCGAAGGCAAGAAGATGGTGGTCGTCGGCGGCGGCAACGTCGCCATCGACTGCGTGCGCACGGCGCTGCGGCTCGGGTTCACCGACGTGCAGATCGTCTACCGCCGCACGATCAAGGAAATGCCGGCCGACAAGGTCGAAATCCAGGACGCGCAGGACGAGGGCATCAAATTCAACTTCCTGTGCAACCCGACGCGCCTGCTGGCCGATGCCGCCGGACGGCTGACCGGCCTGGAACTGCTACGCATGGAACTGGGCGAACCTGACGCCTCGGGGCGCCGCCGCCCGCAGCCGGTCAAGGGCAGCGAGTTCGTCATCGAGGCCGACGTGGTCATCCCGGCCATCGGCCAATCGCCGAATCTGTCGTTCCTCGAGGCCGGCGACGGTCTGGACATCACCAAGTGGAACACCATCGGCGCCGACGCCTACACCGGCCTTACCAAGCTGCCCAACGTCTTCGCCGGCGGCGATTGCGTCACCGGCGCGGCGACGCTGATCGAGGCGATCGCGGCGGGCAACCGGGCGGCGATCAGCATCGACCGCTTCCTGCGCGGCGGCCCGGTCGAACTCGACCGCTACCAGCGGATGGAGCGCCTGCTCGGCGGCCTGCGCAATTACGATAAAAAGGAAGTCGTCGCGTTGCCGGCCGGCCTGCCGCGGCAAGGCTTCGACCATTTGCCGATCGAGATCCGCATTCGCAACTTCGAGGAAGTGGAACAGGTGATGACCGCCCGGAGCGCCACGACGGAAGCCGGCCGCTGCCTGCGCTGCGTCCGC comes from Myxococcales bacterium and encodes:
- a CDS encoding FAD-dependent oxidoreductase, translated to MGTVLFSCWGQARLDNRGKPRDQWVAPADLKLPFTFQEPDDVKAFIGWDGFFLTDETISVVALCRSYLEGVQREASCGECFPCRVGTQIAAEMLARFCEGKAEPGDPERLHSLLTGIAASSKCSVGQTAPQPVLLALEHFAADFAACVGSGRALPPVELVTRVTAPCLEACPAHLNIPKYVENIKKRRYLDSSNVARANCVMPTVLGRICVRPCESNCRRANVDEPIQIKDLKRFASDFEMLHGAKPPRKAGPATGKRVAIIGAGPAGLACAEKLAQAGHHPVIFESLAEGGGMAAVGIPDYRLPRQVLRREIELIQELGAEIHYKKRLGDPGFTWRDLQGMGYDAIFLGVGAHNSNKLGAEGEDAAYKGFIHGVVFLRAVAEGRAVVEGKKMVVVGGGNVAIDCVRTALRLGFTDVQIVYRRTIKEMPADKVEIQDAQDEGIKFNFLCNPTRLLADAAGRLTGLELLRMELGEPDASGRRRPQPVKGSEFVIEADVVIPAIGQSPNLSFLEAGDGLDITKWNTIGADAYTGLTKLPNVFAGGDCVTGAATLIEAIAAGNRAAISIDRFLRGGPVELDRYQRMERLLGGLRNYDKKEVVALPAGLPRQGFDHLPIEIRIRNFEEVEQVMTARSATTEAGRCLRCVRLAGVAR